From one Neovison vison isolate M4711 chromosome 1, ASM_NN_V1, whole genome shotgun sequence genomic stretch:
- the LOC122914960 gene encoding olfactory receptor 2W1-like, with protein MDTNNGSSTTDFILLSFSDRPQLEPIISGVVFIFYIVTLVGNTTIILVSYLDTQLHTPMYFFLSNLSFLDLCYTTSIIPQMLVNLWGPTRSITYGGCVLQFFFALDLGATECLLLAVMAYDRYAAVCQPLHYTVIMHPQLCQKMVLTAWLGGLGSALILCSLTLKLPRCGHQEVDNFFCEMPALIKMSCVYSKVIEVILFALGVIFLLVPLSLILISYAVITQAVVRIKSAARWGKVLNTCGSHLTVVTLFYGTAIYMYMKPQNSTSQDEGKFFSLFYTIITPTLNPLIYTLRNKDVKRAVKRILCVEK; from the coding sequence ATGGACACAAACAATGGAAGTTCCACAACAGATTTCATCCTGCTGAGCTTTTCTGATCGACCCCAATTAGAACCCATCATCTCTGGGGTGGTCTTCATCTTCTATATTGTGACTCTGGTAGGAAACACAACCATCATTCTGGTATCTTACCTGGACACCCAGCTCCATACGCCCATGTATTTCTTCTTATCCAATTTGTCTTTTTTGGATCTCTGCTATACGACTAGCATTATCCCCCAGATGCTGGTAAATCTATGGGGTCCGACAAGGTCTATTACCTATGGAGGGTGTGTACTCCAATTCTTCTTTGCCCTTGACCTGGGAGCCACTGAATGTCTTCTCTTGGctgtgatggcctatgaccgctatgctGCTGTCTGTCAACCTCTTCACTACACGGTCATAATGCACCCTCAGCTTTGCCAGAAGATGGTGCTCACCGCGTGGTTAGGTGGCCTTGGCAGTGCGTTAATTCTTTGCTCCCTGACTTTGAAATTACCAAGATGTGGCCACCAGGAAGTGGATAATTTTTTCTGTGAGATGCCAGCATTGATCAAGATGTCTTGTGTCTACTCAAAAGTAATTGAGGTCATTCTCTTTGCTCTCGGGGTGATATTTCTTCTAGTACCACTATCACTAATTCTCATCTCATATGCAGTAATCACTCAAGCAGTTGTGAGGATCAAGTCAGCAGCAAGGTGGGGTAAGGTCCTTAACACATGTGGTTCCCACCTCACAGTAGTAACTCTGTTTTATGGAACAGCCATTTACATGTACATGAAGCCACAGAATAGCACCTCCCAAGATGAAggaaaattcttttctctcttttacacAATCATCACACCCACCCTTAACCCTCTGATCTacactttaagaaacaaagatgTGAAGAGGGCAGTAAAGAGAATACTGTGTGTTGAAAAATGA